The Actinomadura sp. WMMB 499 genome includes a window with the following:
- a CDS encoding SIS domain-containing protein produces the protein MDVTARAAVREAFDRRAEPGRAVAGDADAIARACHAMAVRFHAGGRLIVFGNAGACTDAQHVAVEFVHPVVVGKRALPAFALTGDVAALTAIAEADGFAEVYAAQLRTLARPDDIALGLSADGRCASVRRGLAAAAELGLLTVALTGGDGDAGQGADHVLRARTGDPLVAGEVHVTVYHVLWELVHVFFEHPGTLRRETAK, from the coding sequence GTGGACGTGACGGCGCGGGCGGCGGTCCGGGAGGCGTTCGACCGGCGGGCCGAACCGGGCCGGGCGGTCGCGGGCGACGCCGACGCCATCGCGCGGGCCTGCCACGCGATGGCGGTGCGGTTCCACGCGGGCGGGCGGCTGATCGTGTTCGGCAACGCGGGGGCGTGCACGGACGCGCAGCACGTGGCGGTCGAGTTCGTGCACCCGGTGGTGGTGGGCAAGCGGGCGCTGCCGGCGTTCGCGCTGACCGGGGACGTCGCCGCGCTGACGGCGATCGCCGAGGCGGACGGGTTCGCGGAGGTGTACGCGGCGCAGCTGCGGACGCTGGCCCGGCCGGACGACATCGCGCTCGGGCTGTCGGCGGACGGGCGGTGCGCGAGCGTACGGCGCGGGCTGGCGGCGGCGGCCGAGCTGGGGCTGCTGACGGTCGCGCTGACCGGCGGGGACGGCGACGCCGGCCAGGGCGCCGACCACGTGCTGCGGGCGCGGACCGGCGACCCGCTCGTCGCCGGGGAGGTGCACGTGACCGTCTACCACGTGCTGTGGGAACTGGTGCACGTCTTCTTCGAGCATCCAGGGACGCTGCGGCGGGAGACCGCCAAGTGA
- a CDS encoding TetR/AcrR family transcriptional regulator: protein MTEIRTPLRRRPAQRRSAERVQRMLDACAEILDEDGYDGLTTTRIAQRAEVAIGSVYQFFPDKRAVAQALAQRNLEEFGRRISARLAEGGFADWSDTVGAIIDIFVDMHRTVPGFRVLRFGDVADVHLLDSDADNNAVVADRLRTLIVDTFGIRDTPELATALAIAVEAGDAVLKLAFRRRPDGDPVIVAEAERLIHGYLAAHIREP, encoded by the coding sequence GTGACCGAGATCCGCACCCCGCTCCGCCGCCGTCCCGCCCAGCGCCGCAGCGCCGAACGCGTGCAGCGGATGCTGGACGCCTGCGCGGAGATCCTCGACGAGGACGGCTACGACGGGCTGACCACGACGCGGATCGCGCAGCGCGCCGAGGTCGCGATCGGCTCGGTGTACCAGTTCTTCCCCGACAAGCGGGCGGTCGCGCAGGCCCTCGCGCAGCGGAACCTGGAGGAGTTCGGGCGGCGCATCTCCGCGCGGCTCGCCGAGGGCGGCTTCGCCGACTGGTCCGACACGGTCGGCGCGATCATCGACATCTTCGTGGACATGCACCGGACCGTCCCGGGGTTCCGGGTGCTGCGGTTCGGGGACGTCGCCGACGTCCACCTGCTCGACTCCGACGCCGACAACAACGCGGTGGTCGCCGACCGGCTCCGCACGCTGATCGTCGACACGTTCGGCATCCGCGACACCCCGGAGCTGGCGACCGCGCTGGCCATCGCGGTCGAGGCCGGGGACGCGGTGCTGAAGCTGGCGTTCCGGCGCCGCCCGGACGGCGACCCGGTGATCGTCGCGGAGGCGGAGCGGCTCATCCACGGCTACCTCGCCGCGCACATCCGGGAGCCCTGA
- a CDS encoding helix-turn-helix domain-containing protein: MDDDVFRRDCPARVVLDHVTGRWGVLVLTALDGGDLRFFELRNRIEGISEKMLSQTLRTLVRDGLVERTVEPTVPPKVTYGLTELGRGIGVPLRGLTGWIREHAAAIGAARAAHDADHDADLDADHDRARKAGGDAGVRVRRNGGTMAG, translated from the coding sequence ATGGACGACGACGTCTTCCGGCGGGACTGTCCGGCCCGCGTGGTCCTCGACCACGTGACGGGCCGGTGGGGCGTGCTCGTCCTGACCGCGCTCGACGGCGGTGACCTGCGGTTCTTCGAGCTTCGGAACCGGATCGAGGGGATCAGCGAGAAGATGCTGTCCCAGACGCTCCGCACGCTGGTGCGGGACGGCCTGGTCGAGCGGACCGTCGAGCCGACCGTCCCGCCGAAGGTGACGTACGGGCTGACGGAACTCGGCCGGGGCATCGGCGTGCCGCTGCGCGGGCTGACCGGGTGGATCAGGGAGCACGCGGCGGCGATCGGCGCCGCACGGGCCGCCCACGACGCGGACCACGACGCGGACCTTGACGCGGACCACGACCGCGCCAGGAAGGCGGGCGGGGACGCGGGGGTCCGGGTGCGGCGGAATGGGGGGACAATGGCAGGGTGA
- a CDS encoding YkvA family protein, whose protein sequence is MDGKRRAAAAGQAWQIYSETLDPQAPGLWERTRAVPRMIKAVLRGDYKGMSYGTLGLLALGVVYILSPIDAIPEILLGIGLIDDAGVALWLAASLIKSAGDYVTWERGGRPRVVVGEPVDHGPSGKA, encoded by the coding sequence GTGGACGGAAAGCGCCGTGCGGCCGCCGCCGGCCAGGCCTGGCAGATCTACAGCGAGACGCTCGACCCCCAGGCCCCCGGCCTCTGGGAGCGGACCCGCGCCGTACCCCGAATGATCAAGGCCGTGCTCCGCGGCGACTACAAGGGGATGTCCTACGGGACGCTCGGGCTGCTCGCGCTCGGCGTCGTCTACATCCTGTCCCCGATCGACGCGATCCCCGAGATCCTGCTCGGGATCGGCCTCATCGACGACGCGGGCGTCGCGCTCTGGCTCGCCGCGTCCCTCATCAAGTCCGCGGGCGACTACGTCACCTGGGAGCGCGGCGGACGCCCCCGCGTCGTCGTCGGCGAACCCGTCGACCACGGCCCGTCCGGCAAGGCCTGA
- a CDS encoding SDR family oxidoreductase — protein sequence MEPVALITGAGRGIGAATARELSRRGYRVAVNYHRDAAAAAAVAAETGGTALRADVRDPAQVAGLLAACGPPDVLVCNANITPPFEPLLSMPWEAFIGKVQGELAAAYHLTQAVLPEMPPHGRIVYVSSLSAELTRPGAAAHAAAKAALDAFARHVAAEASPVTVNVVAPAGVRTEGSAAARTPETEAALAERSVLGRMIEPDDVARVIAAVADGGMPAVTGVRIPVDAGYRVLGGP from the coding sequence ATGGAACCAGTCGCACTCATCACCGGTGCCGGGCGCGGGATCGGCGCCGCCACCGCCAGGGAACTCTCCCGCCGCGGATACCGCGTCGCCGTCAACTACCACCGGGACGCCGCGGCGGCCGCGGCCGTCGCGGCGGAGACCGGCGGGACCGCGCTGCGCGCCGACGTCCGCGACCCGGCACAGGTCGCCGGACTGCTCGCGGCCTGCGGCCCGCCGGACGTGCTCGTCTGCAACGCCAACATCACCCCGCCGTTCGAACCGCTCCTGTCGATGCCGTGGGAGGCGTTCATCGGCAAGGTGCAGGGCGAGCTGGCCGCCGCCTACCACCTCACGCAGGCCGTCCTGCCCGAGATGCCGCCGCACGGGCGGATCGTCTACGTGTCCAGCCTGAGCGCCGAGCTGACCCGTCCGGGCGCCGCCGCGCACGCAGCCGCCAAGGCCGCGCTGGACGCCTTCGCCCGGCACGTCGCGGCGGAGGCGAGCCCGGTGACGGTCAACGTCGTCGCCCCGGCGGGGGTGCGCACCGAGGGCTCCGCCGCCGCCCGCACGCCCGAGACCGAGGCCGCGCTCGCGGAGCGCTCCGTCCTCGGCCGCATGATCGAGCCGGACGACGTCGCGCGGGTGATCGCGGCCGTGGCGGACGGCGGGATGCCCGCCGTGACCGGCGTCCGCATCCCCGTCGACGCGGGCTACCGCGTGCTCGGGGGCCCGTGA
- a CDS encoding HypC/HybG/HupF family hydrogenase formation chaperone has translation MSPAEPAGTPECHDGVCVTCSDAAVRVRVRELLGDGLALVDTEAGPEEVSVALVDARVGDVVLVHAKEALAVESAVEGAVEP, from the coding sequence GTGAGCCCGGCGGAGCCCGCGGGCACGCCGGAGTGCCATGACGGGGTGTGCGTGACGTGCTCGGACGCGGCCGTCCGGGTGCGGGTGCGCGAGCTGCTCGGCGACGGGCTCGCGCTCGTCGACACCGAGGCCGGCCCGGAGGAGGTGAGCGTGGCGCTGGTCGACGCCCGGGTGGGCGACGTGGTGCTGGTCCACGCGAAGGAGGCACTTGCCGTGGAAAGCGCGGTGGAGGGTGCGGTGGAACCGTGA
- a CDS encoding septal ring lytic transglycosylase RlpA family protein — MRIRTLLIVSGAAVAVLTAGAFAFVKTGASTGAAQAAHGLPQAEPSAPPGGQSPGASPPGRSSPSATPEKPKRPEKPAQRPDRDDEPDAVAARIDPPEPEPEETGRSRSGGSSGSGGSEKVLDSGSCKASFYGEGQMTASGERFDPSELTAAHKTLPFGSKVRVTNKSNGDSVVVRINDRGPYAGGRCLDLSEAAMRDIGGTSAGVISVRYEVLSRG; from the coding sequence GTGCGGATCCGCACCCTTCTGATCGTTTCCGGGGCGGCCGTGGCCGTCCTCACGGCGGGCGCGTTCGCGTTCGTCAAGACCGGCGCCTCGACGGGCGCGGCCCAGGCGGCACATGGACTGCCGCAGGCCGAACCGTCCGCACCGCCCGGCGGGCAGAGTCCCGGGGCGAGTCCGCCGGGAAGGTCCTCTCCGAGCGCGACCCCGGAGAAGCCGAAGCGACCGGAGAAGCCGGCGCAGCGACCGGATCGGGACGACGAGCCCGACGCGGTCGCGGCGCGGATCGACCCACCGGAGCCGGAGCCGGAGGAGACCGGCAGGTCCCGGTCCGGCGGGTCGAGCGGGTCGGGCGGCTCGGAGAAGGTCCTCGACTCGGGCTCCTGCAAGGCGTCCTTCTACGGCGAGGGCCAGATGACGGCCAGCGGTGAGCGCTTCGACCCGAGCGAGCTGACGGCGGCGCACAAGACGCTCCCGTTCGGCTCCAAGGTGCGCGTCACCAACAAGAGCAACGGCGACTCCGTCGTCGTGCGCATCAACGACCGCGGCCCCTACGCGGGCGGGCGCTGCCTGGACCTGTCCGAGGCGGCGATGCGGGACATCGGCGGCACCTCCGCCGGTGTCATCTCCGTCCGCTACGAGGTCCTCTCGCGCGGCTAG
- a CDS encoding putative quinol monooxygenase translates to MALEHEDGRLFLYEVWRSQEDLDLHSQYPPLREFLDGIDEYLAEPVDGYFDTMISPYPA, encoded by the coding sequence GTGGCCCTGGAACATGAGGACGGGCGGCTCTTCCTGTACGAGGTGTGGCGCTCGCAGGAGGACCTCGACCTGCACAGCCAGTACCCGCCGCTGCGCGAGTTCCTGGACGGCATCGACGAGTACCTGGCGGAACCCGTGGACGGATACTTCGACACGATGATCAGCCCGTATCCCGCATGA
- a CDS encoding ferritin-like domain-containing protein, with protein sequence MSSYDLYTEPVSTDTWDVPMAGDTRFTWEYDEGRDRLLNLYQKGKDKQWDAQKRIDWDLEVDPVNVAGLPENFNPLFGSEIWDKMTQKEKDEFGRHQSSWLFSQFLHGEQGALNVSARIVQSVPDLDSKFYAATQTMDEARHVELYGKFVHEKIGMYYPINQDLAKLLAESLEDSRWDLPYLGMQVLIEGLALAAFGLYRDMSTNPLVKQLLAYVMQDEARHVAFGRLALKDYYAELTDRERAEREEFVVEGCYLMRDRFKAREVFEQLDMPMDKCMEYVDNSDMYTLYQSLLFSRIVPCVRDVGLWGDKVKKAYDDMGVLDNAKADLEALMKQDEEIAEKVDEERYATELAGRQREVDEAITLGAGD encoded by the coding sequence GTGAGTTCCTACGATCTGTACACCGAGCCCGTCTCCACGGACACCTGGGACGTCCCGATGGCGGGCGACACCCGGTTCACCTGGGAGTACGACGAAGGCCGCGACCGGCTGCTGAACCTGTACCAGAAGGGCAAGGACAAGCAGTGGGACGCGCAGAAGCGCATCGACTGGGACCTCGAGGTCGACCCGGTCAACGTCGCGGGCCTGCCGGAGAACTTCAACCCCCTCTTCGGCTCCGAGATCTGGGACAAGATGACCCAGAAGGAGAAGGACGAGTTCGGCCGGCACCAGAGCTCGTGGCTGTTCAGCCAGTTCCTGCACGGCGAGCAGGGCGCGCTGAACGTGTCCGCGCGGATCGTCCAGTCCGTCCCTGACCTCGACTCCAAGTTCTACGCCGCGACCCAGACGATGGACGAGGCGCGGCACGTCGAGCTGTACGGCAAGTTCGTCCACGAGAAGATCGGGATGTACTACCCGATCAACCAGGACCTCGCGAAGCTGCTCGCGGAGTCGCTCGAGGACAGCCGCTGGGACCTGCCCTACCTCGGCATGCAGGTGCTGATCGAGGGCCTCGCGCTGGCCGCGTTCGGACTGTACCGCGACATGTCGACGAACCCGCTCGTCAAGCAGCTCCTCGCGTACGTCATGCAGGACGAGGCGCGGCACGTCGCGTTCGGGCGGCTCGCGCTCAAGGACTACTACGCCGAGCTGACCGACCGGGAGCGGGCCGAGCGCGAGGAATTCGTCGTCGAGGGCTGCTACCTGATGCGCGACCGGTTCAAGGCGCGCGAGGTGTTCGAACAGCTCGACATGCCGATGGACAAGTGCATGGAGTACGTCGACAACTCCGACATGTACACGCTGTACCAGTCGCTGCTGTTCAGCCGGATCGTCCCGTGCGTCCGGGACGTCGGCCTGTGGGGCGACAAGGTGAAGAAGGCGTACGACGACATGGGCGTCCTCGACAACGCCAAGGCCGATCTCGAGGCGCTGATGAAGCAGGACGAGGAGATCGCCGAGAAGGTCGACGAGGAGCGGTACGCCACCGAGCTGGCCGGTCGCCAGCGGGAGGTGGACGAGGCCATCACCCTCGGCGCCGGGGACTGA
- a CDS encoding helix-turn-helix transcriptional regulator — protein MSGCEARSLLHPYLLLLIYERPGHGYDLIDRLACLGVSDVEPGHAYRVLRGMERARLVESTWVPSEAGPARRRYELTERGVADLEAWAPKLAHLGEVITSFLARWNAAARAAAPAAPGGGREPRAVSWT, from the coding sequence ATGAGCGGTTGCGAAGCGCGCAGCCTCCTCCATCCCTACCTGCTGCTGCTCATCTACGAGCGGCCCGGTCACGGCTACGACCTCATCGACCGGCTGGCCTGCCTCGGGGTGTCGGACGTCGAGCCGGGACACGCGTACCGGGTGCTGCGCGGCATGGAACGGGCACGGCTCGTCGAGTCGACGTGGGTGCCGTCGGAGGCGGGCCCGGCGCGCCGCCGCTACGAGCTGACCGAGCGGGGCGTCGCCGATCTGGAGGCGTGGGCGCCGAAGCTGGCGCACCTGGGCGAGGTGATCACCTCGTTCCTCGCCCGCTGGAACGCCGCGGCGCGGGCGGCGGCACCGGCCGCGCCGGGCGGCGGGCGCGAACCGCGGGCCGTGTCGTGGACGTGA
- a CDS encoding SIS domain-containing protein: MSGIETLYPFLYEGGSDLGAVLAEVRRSTEEKAAEIAALRESLAEDAADELVACARRITASVIGGGRLFTFGNGGSCTDAQDLARLCVRPPDGARPVPATALTGDVAALTALANDVGFEAVFARQLAAFGRPGDVAVGFSTSGGSANVLNAFAAASRAGLATVGFAGYGGGAMAEPGTVDHLFTVPSASVHRVQEAQATVSHVLWELLQRALDGRLDGLS; the protein is encoded by the coding sequence ATGAGCGGGATCGAGACGCTGTACCCGTTCCTGTACGAGGGCGGGTCGGACCTCGGCGCGGTGCTGGCGGAGGTGCGCCGGTCCACCGAGGAGAAGGCGGCCGAGATCGCCGCGCTGCGGGAGTCGCTGGCGGAGGACGCGGCGGACGAGCTGGTGGCGTGCGCCCGGCGGATCACGGCGTCCGTCATCGGCGGCGGCCGGCTGTTCACGTTCGGCAACGGCGGGAGCTGCACGGACGCGCAGGATCTCGCGCGGCTGTGCGTGCGGCCGCCGGACGGCGCGCGTCCCGTCCCGGCGACCGCGCTGACCGGGGACGTCGCCGCGCTGACGGCGCTGGCGAACGACGTCGGGTTCGAGGCGGTGTTCGCGCGGCAGCTCGCCGCGTTCGGGCGCCCGGGTGACGTCGCGGTGGGGTTCTCGACGAGCGGCGGGTCGGCGAACGTGCTGAACGCGTTCGCGGCGGCGTCCCGCGCGGGCCTGGCGACCGTCGGGTTCGCTGGGTACGGGGGCGGCGCGATGGCGGAGCCGGGCACGGTGGACCACCTGTTCACGGTTCCGTCGGCGTCGGTCCACCGCGTCCAGGAGGCGCAGGCGACCGTGTCCCACGTGCTGTGGGAGCTGCTCCAGCGGGCCCTGGACGGCCGGTTGGACGGCCTGTCGTGA
- a CDS encoding ABC transporter ATP-binding protein encodes MPTLREPALRADGLRRTFGDHVAVDDVHLTVPAGSFYGLVGPNGAGKTTTLAMVVGLLRPDAGRAEIFGVDVWRESTRAKSLIGVLPDGNAMPERLTGREVLTFLGRLRGLPPAAVAERTDELLRVLELDSAERTLVIEYSTGMRKKIGLAVALLHAPRLLVLDEPFEAVDPVSAATIRTILRRFVDNGGSVIISSHVMALVEQLCDHVGVIAGGRVVAAGPLADVRGAGTLEDAFVDLVGARTGGTEGLAWLTS; translated from the coding sequence ATGCCAACACTTCGGGAGCCCGCCCTGCGCGCCGACGGTCTCCGCAGAACCTTCGGTGACCACGTGGCCGTCGACGACGTCCACCTCACGGTCCCCGCCGGATCCTTCTACGGCCTGGTCGGCCCCAACGGCGCGGGCAAGACCACCACCCTGGCCATGGTCGTCGGGCTGCTGCGCCCCGACGCCGGGCGCGCCGAGATCTTCGGCGTCGACGTGTGGCGCGAGAGCACCCGGGCCAAGAGCCTGATCGGCGTGCTGCCCGACGGCAACGCCATGCCCGAACGGCTCACCGGCCGCGAGGTCCTCACCTTCCTCGGCCGGCTGCGCGGGCTGCCGCCCGCCGCCGTCGCCGAGCGCACCGACGAACTCCTCCGGGTCCTCGAACTCGACTCCGCCGAGCGCACCCTGGTCATCGAGTACTCCACCGGCATGCGCAAGAAGATCGGCTTGGCCGTCGCCCTCCTGCACGCGCCCCGCCTGCTCGTCCTCGACGAGCCGTTCGAGGCCGTCGACCCCGTCTCCGCCGCCACGATCAGGACCATCCTGCGCCGGTTCGTCGACAACGGCGGCTCGGTCATCATCTCCAGTCACGTCATGGCCCTCGTCGAGCAGCTCTGCGACCACGTGGGCGTCATCGCCGGCGGCCGCGTCGTCGCCGCCGGGCCGCTGGCCGACGTCCGCGGCGCCGGAACCCTGGAGGACGCCTTCGTCGACCTCGTCGGCGCCCGCACCGGCGGAACGGAGGGGCTGGCGTGGCTCACGTCCTGA
- the hypE gene encoding hydrogenase expression/formation protein HypE — protein sequence MTTEDTATDDMTTGNTAPGRPMAPHASREEQVLQRIERARRRKPRVKEDRITLAHGAGGKATQTLVEALFVEAFRHPALEALDDGAVLSLDGGRLVFTTDSHVVSPLFFPGGDIGELAVNGTVNDLAVCGARPLYLSAGFVLEEGFPVDDLRRIVASMADAAARADVSIVTGDTKVVERGKADGCFITTSGIGVLDGAGARAELGASAVRAGDAVLVSGPIGDHGVTVMLARGELDLEADVTSDTAALHGLTAALLGAVPGGVRMMRDATRGGVATVLNEIAGASGLGVVLDEEAVPVRPAVEGACELLGIEPLYVACEGRFVAVVDGARADAALGALRGHPLGADAAIVGTVRDDPPGLVLLRTAFGGTRIVDMLVGDPLPRIC from the coding sequence GTGACGACCGAGGACACGGCGACGGACGACATGACAACCGGGAACACGGCACCGGGACGGCCGATGGCTCCGCACGCGTCCCGCGAGGAGCAGGTCCTACAGCGCATCGAGCGCGCGCGCCGGCGCAAGCCTCGCGTGAAAGAGGACCGCATCACGCTGGCCCACGGTGCCGGCGGCAAGGCCACGCAGACGCTCGTCGAGGCCCTGTTCGTGGAGGCGTTCCGGCATCCCGCTCTGGAGGCGCTCGACGACGGCGCCGTCCTGTCCCTGGACGGTGGACGGCTCGTGTTCACGACCGACTCGCACGTCGTCTCGCCCCTGTTCTTCCCGGGCGGCGACATCGGCGAGCTGGCGGTGAACGGGACGGTCAACGACCTCGCCGTGTGCGGGGCGCGGCCGCTGTACCTGTCGGCCGGGTTCGTCCTGGAGGAGGGCTTCCCGGTGGACGATCTGCGCCGCATCGTCGCGTCCATGGCGGACGCGGCGGCGCGCGCGGACGTCTCGATCGTCACCGGCGACACGAAGGTCGTGGAGCGGGGCAAGGCGGACGGGTGCTTCATCACCACGTCCGGTATCGGCGTCCTCGACGGTGCGGGCGCGCGCGCAGAGCTCGGTGCGTCCGCCGTCCGCGCGGGTGACGCGGTCCTGGTGTCGGGTCCGATCGGGGACCACGGCGTCACCGTCATGCTGGCGCGCGGCGAACTGGACCTGGAAGCCGACGTCACGTCCGACACGGCCGCCCTGCACGGGCTCACCGCCGCGCTGCTCGGCGCGGTGCCGGGCGGTGTCCGGATGATGCGGGACGCGACGCGCGGCGGGGTCGCGACGGTGCTGAACGAGATCGCGGGGGCGTCCGGGCTCGGCGTCGTGCTGGACGAGGAGGCGGTGCCGGTGCGTCCGGCGGTCGAGGGCGCGTGCGAGCTGCTCGGCATCGAGCCGCTGTACGTGGCGTGCGAGGGACGGTTCGTCGCGGTCGTGGACGGCGCACGCGCGGACGCGGCGCTCGGCGCGCTGCGCGGGCACCCGCTGGGCGCGGACGCCGCGATCGTCGGGACCGTCCGCGACGACCCGCCCGGCCTGGTGCTGCTGCGGACGGCGTTCGGCGGCACCCGCATCGTCGACATGCTGGTGGGCGACCCGCTCCCCCGCATCTGCTGA
- the hypF gene encoding carbamoyltransferase HypF, with translation MNVDEGRERIRIRVEGIVQGVGFRPFVHELAGTYGLSGFVGNDASGVFAEAEGEASALARFVGDLGGAGARAGVPVPPSLAVVERVLTESLPLLGDRGFRIVPSDASAPPAALVPPDTATCDDCLAELRDPDGRRHGYAFTNCTRCGPRFTIVRNVPYDRDNTTMAEYAMCGACAREYGDERDRRFHAQPVCCPDCGPRLRAVGPDGREVPGDPVETAARWLLDGRIVAVKGLGGYHLAALAGHPDAVARLRSRKHREHKPFAVLAPDLAGARALVHLDPAAEALLASPARPIMLAERRHGARVAAAVAPGNRELGVLLPYTPLHHLLAARLARPIVLTSGNVADEPIATRDGEALARLGPIADGFVVHDRRIETRADDSVVRSFRGRTLPVRRSRGFVPSPLRTPWEFPRPVLACGAELKNTFCVARAHHAFLSHHIGDLENYETLRSYQEGIDHFCRLFGVRPEVVAHDLHPEYLSTKYAHDLDGVELVGVQHHHAHIASCLADNGTDGPVIGIAFDGLGFGDDGTLWGGELLVADLAGYRRAGHLEAVPMPGGAAAVREPWRMAASYLAAAFGGQAPWLPVAGRNRERWAAVTALARPEAGAPRTSSAGRLFDAVAAIAGVRDAAGYEGQAAIELQQAADPHERAAYRATVTDDLVVRGTDLVRAAVDDVLAGAGAGAIAARFHNGLAWATVRAARLLRDRTGLRTVALSGGVFQNVLLLERTVAGLEDSGFRVLTHSRVPPNDGGIALGQAVVAAARDRLARDRRA, from the coding sequence GTGAACGTGGACGAGGGACGGGAGCGGATCCGGATCCGCGTCGAGGGGATTGTGCAGGGCGTCGGGTTCCGGCCCTTCGTGCACGAGCTGGCCGGGACGTACGGTCTGTCGGGGTTCGTGGGGAACGACGCGTCCGGGGTGTTCGCGGAGGCGGAGGGGGAGGCGTCCGCGCTCGCCCGGTTCGTCGGCGACCTCGGCGGCGCGGGGGCCCGTGCGGGGGTGCCGGTTCCGCCGTCGCTCGCCGTCGTCGAGCGCGTCCTCACCGAGTCGCTGCCGCTGCTCGGCGACCGGGGCTTCCGGATCGTGCCGAGCGACGCGAGCGCCCCGCCCGCCGCGCTCGTCCCGCCGGACACCGCGACCTGCGACGACTGCCTCGCGGAGCTGCGCGACCCGGACGGCCGGCGGCACGGGTACGCGTTCACCAACTGCACGCGCTGCGGCCCGCGCTTCACGATCGTCCGGAACGTCCCGTACGACCGGGACAACACGACGATGGCCGAGTACGCGATGTGCGGCGCGTGCGCCCGCGAGTACGGCGACGAGCGCGACCGCCGGTTCCACGCCCAGCCCGTGTGCTGCCCGGACTGCGGCCCCCGCCTGCGGGCGGTCGGCCCGGACGGGCGGGAGGTGCCCGGTGATCCGGTCGAGACGGCGGCGCGCTGGCTGCTGGACGGGCGGATCGTCGCGGTCAAGGGCCTCGGCGGGTACCACCTGGCCGCGCTCGCCGGCCACCCCGACGCCGTGGCGCGGCTGCGGTCGCGCAAGCACCGGGAGCACAAGCCGTTCGCCGTCCTGGCGCCCGACCTCGCGGGCGCCCGCGCGCTCGTCCACCTGGACCCGGCGGCGGAGGCCCTGCTCGCCTCCCCGGCCCGGCCGATCATGCTCGCCGAGCGCCGCCACGGCGCGCGCGTCGCCGCCGCCGTCGCGCCCGGCAACCGCGAGCTGGGCGTGCTGCTGCCGTACACGCCGCTGCACCACCTGCTCGCCGCCCGCCTCGCCCGTCCGATCGTCCTGACCAGCGGGAACGTGGCGGACGAGCCGATCGCGACGCGGGACGGGGAGGCGCTGGCGCGGCTCGGCCCGATCGCCGACGGGTTCGTCGTGCACGACCGCCGCATCGAGACGCGGGCCGACGACTCGGTCGTCCGGTCCTTCCGCGGGCGGACGCTGCCGGTGCGGCGCTCGCGCGGGTTCGTCCCGTCGCCGCTGCGGACGCCGTGGGAGTTCCCGAGACCGGTGCTGGCGTGCGGTGCGGAACTGAAGAACACCTTCTGCGTGGCGCGCGCGCACCACGCTTTCCTCTCGCACCACATCGGCGACCTGGAGAACTACGAGACCCTGCGCTCGTACCAGGAGGGCATCGATCATTTCTGCCGGTTGTTCGGGGTGCGGCCAGAGGTCGTGGCGCACGACCTGCACCCGGAGTACCTGTCGACCAAGTACGCCCACGACCTCGACGGTGTCGAACTCGTGGGCGTCCAGCACCACCACGCGCACATCGCGTCGTGCCTCGCCGACAACGGGACGGACGGGCCGGTCATCGGCATCGCGTTCGACGGGCTCGGGTTCGGCGACGACGGGACGCTGTGGGGCGGGGAGCTGCTGGTCGCCGACCTGGCCGGGTACCGGCGCGCCGGGCACCTGGAGGCGGTGCCGATGCCGGGCGGCGCGGCGGCGGTCCGGGAGCCGTGGCGGATGGCGGCGTCCTACCTGGCGGCCGCGTTCGGCGGGCAGGCGCCGTGGCTTCCCGTCGCCGGCCGCAACCGCGAGCGGTGGGCGGCCGTCACCGCGCTGGCCCGGCCGGAGGCGGGCGCGCCGCGCACGTCCAGCGCGGGACGGCTGTTCGACGCGGTCGCGGCCATCGCGGGCGTGCGCGACGCGGCCGGGTACGAGGGGCAGGCGGCGATCGAGCTGCAGCAGGCCGCCGACCCGCACGAGCGCGCCGCCTACCGGGCGACCGTGACCGACGACCTGGTCGTCCGGGGCACCGACCTGGTGCGGGCGGCGGTGGACGACGTCCTCGCGGGGGCGGGCGCGGGCGCGATCGCCGCGCGCTTCCACAACGGGCTCGCGTGGGCGACCGTCCGCGCGGCCCGGCTGCTGCGCGACCGCACCGGGCTGCGCACCGTCGCGCTGTCCGGCGGCGTCTTCCAGAACGTCCTGCTGCTGGAGCGGACGGTCGCCGGGCTCGAGGACTCCGGCTTCCGGGTGCTGACGCACTCGCGCGTCCCGCCGAACGACGGCGGCATCGCGCTCGGCCAGGCGGTCGTCGCCGCCGCCCGGGACCGGCTCGCCCGGGACCGGCGCGCCTAG